A single region of the Dryobates pubescens isolate bDryPub1 chromosome 11, bDryPub1.pri, whole genome shotgun sequence genome encodes:
- the BEND5 gene encoding BEN domain-containing protein 5 isoform X4, whose amino-acid sequence MSLSSTSSPEEVFMEASEGMNNMDDAVVPRILYEELLRSYQQQQEEMRHIQQELERTRRQLVQQAKKLKEYGALVSEMKELRDLNRRLQDVLLLRLGSGPAIELEKVKAESVEPEPEVQKTFNEEANTSTYFPAPVPVMDKYILENGKVHLGSGIWVDEEKWHQLQVTQGDSKYTKNLAVMIWGTDVLKNRSVTGVATKKKKDAVPKPPLSPHKLSIVRECLYDRIAQETVDETEIAQRLSKVNKYICEKIMDINKSCKNEERRENAKYNLQ is encoded by the exons ATGAGTCTCAGTAGTACTTCCAGCCCCGAAGAGGTTTTTATGGAGGCTTCAGAAGGCATGAACAACATGGACGATGCTGTAGTTCCTCGGATTCTGTATGAAGAATTGCTGAGGAGTTACCAACAGCAACAGGAAGAAATGAGACACATTCAACAGGAGCTTGAGAGAACGCGGCGACAGCTTGTGCAACAGGCGAAGAAGCTAAAGGAGTATGGGGCACTCGTGTCAGAAATGAAAGAGCTCAGAGACTTGAACAGGAGACTCCAGGATGTACTGCTTCTAAGACTAGGTAGTG GACCTGCCATTGAGCTTGAAAAAGTAAAAGCAGAATCAGTTGAGCCTGAGCCTGAGGTACAGAAGACCTTCAATGAAGAAGCAAATACATCAACGTACTTTCCTGCCCCTGTTCCAGTAATGGACAAGTATATTCTCGAGAATGGAAAG GTCCATCTTGGCAGTGGAATTTGGGTAGATGAGGAGAAATGGCACCAGCTGCAAGTAACACAAGGAGATTCAAAGTATACAAAAAATCTAGCGGTTATGATTTGGGGAACAGATGTTCTCAAGAACAGAAGTGTCACAGGAGttgcaaccaaaaaaaagaaagatgccGTTCCCAAGCCACCTCTCTCACCTCACAAATTAAGCATTGTCAGAG aaTGTTTATACGATAGAATAGCACAAGAAACTGTGGACGAAACGGAAATTGCACAGAGACTCTCCAAAGTCAACAAGTACATCTGTGAAAAAATCATGGATATCAATAAATCGTgtaaaaatgaagaaaggagggaaaatgcAAAGTACAATTTGCAATAA